The DNA segment CGTCGCGGCCCTCATCGTCGTCGCCTACGCGGCGGTGGCGGTCGCGCACACGTACTACTCGCGCCATGCGTCCACGTCGGCCGAGGCGCCGCCGGAGATTCAGGAGTCCTGACGGATGGAGCGGTCGGCACCCTCGGGTGACCGACCCGTCGGACCGGGTGCGCCGACGGGCGGTGACGGGACGACGAGCGACGGGTCGACGGGCGGGCGCGGGGCGTTCACGGGCGAACGCCTCGCGACGCCGGGCGTCCAGTCGCTCGTCCGAACTCCCTCGGGCGCCGACCCGCTGTCGGCGCTCCCCGAGCGTGCCTACGACAACCTCCTCGTGGTCGCGACGCGCGACCATCCGAACAAGATAGAACATCGCCTCGAACGGGCGGGCCTGGACGGCGCCGGCGTCGGCGTCGTGCCGGCGATTCCCGCAGCGACGGAGTATCGGGGCGACCTCTGGACGACCGATCCGGTCCGACCCGACGACCTGACCGGCATCGGAATGCGGTTCTCGGACGCCGTGCGCCACGTCGAGGAGGACGCCGGCTGGGTCTTCGTGGACTCGCTGGGGGTCCTCCTGATGTACGCCGACGACGACCGGGTGTGTCGCTTCTTTCAGACGCTCGTCGGCCGCGTCCGGGCGCGAGGTGCCCGCGGCGTCTACTGCGTCGACCCCGCGGCGGTCGCAGACGAAACCTACGAGCGACTGCGGGGACTCTGCGACGCCGAGTGCGAACTCGCGTAGCGGCTCGGTTGGGAGCCGCTGAAACGCTTCAGGGACGACCTGAACGCGTTCCGGCGTCCGTTTTGCACCGTTTCACGGGGAGCTATCGCTTTCGTCGGGGATTATGGTGGCGGCGCGCCGACCGGAGCGTATGCCCTCCGCGAACCGCCGTCTCCTCCTCACCTCGCTCGGGTCGGTCGCCGTCGGAAGTCTAGCTGGATGCACCGGCGTCACGTCCGACGAACTACCCGCGGGAAGTCTCCGGTTCGAGAACGAACACGAACTCCCCCACGTAATCGCGATGCGGGTCACCGACATCGGTTCCGGACCCGGCGACGGTCCCGGCGCGGTGGTCGGTCACCCGAGCGTCGTCCCTGCCCAACGAAACCTGAGCGCGTCGGCGTCCGTCGAACCCGGCGAGAGCAAGACCTACGAGGGCGTGTTCACCGAACCCGTCTGGTACGCCGTCCAGTTCACCGTCGACGGTCGGAAACCCCACGAAGAGACGTGCGCGACGGTGTTCCATCCCGCTCCCGCAAACGAGAAGGACGGGACCTTTCTGTCGGGGAAGGTCTACGACTCGGGCGAGTTCTCGTGGGTCGTTAGTAGCACCGAGAACGAGGGTTCGTTTTGACTCGGCCGCTCGACTGTCTGTCTCGCGTATGCGCCGTGTCGGCCGGATGTGTTCCGCACCGGCCCGGAACAAGAGTTATGTGACCGCTCTGACAGCGTAACACGTATGGCTCGAATGGAGGTAATCTTGACGAACAACTCGCGCATCGGCGCCATCGCGAAAGTCGAGGAGGGGGAGAACGGCATCTTCCTCCACCGCGACACCGGCAACGTCATCGAGAAGGTCGGATACGTCCCGTACAGTTCCCTCTCGCACGTCCGTCCGGTCGAAGGATAGCGCTAGAATCTGCAGTTCGCTCACTCTCCGTTCTGCGGGTAGCGGTATACGGATTTTGACCGTCAGAAGAGTTCGACTCGACCAAAATTGGGTGCAAACGAAGCGACGCTCGCCGTGAAATCTCGCGGAAAATCGTAGTGGGTTTGGGCAGATTTGAACTGCCGGCCTCCTCCATGTCAAGGAGGTGTCATAACCAACTAGACCACAAACCCGTGCTGTTGCGGTCCTCCTCGGACGCATTTCATCGTTGACCGCGGGTGTAATTGAAGCTTTCGAATTCGAGTGCAGTCCGGCGGTTTGGCGGTCGACCGACCCCGAAAGCACCGCTCGGTCGCTCTCGACGCCCGGACGCCGGTCTTGCGCTCGTGGCCGACCCACCGTCCGAATATCCACGTTGGCGGCGACACCCTTAAGTTGATGTACGGATGTGTTCATTGTAATACGAAGAAGTACACTGGTGACTTCAAATGCAGGAACACATCGAACGCGTCTCCGACGGACGAAACCTCTCGCTCGAATCGGCCCGAGACGCCGCCACGGCCGTCTTCGAGGACGCAACCGAGGCCCAGATCGGCGCACTGCTCGCCGCCCTCCGCGCGAAGGGCGAGACCGAAACCGAAATCGCGGGCTTTGCGCAGGGGATGCGCGACGCCGCACGGACCATCGACCCGGACCGCGCGCCCCTGGTCGACACCTGCGGCACCGGCGGCGACGACTACGACACCATCAACGTCTCGACGACCAGCGCCATCGTCGCCAGCGGCGCGGGCGTCCCGGTCGCCAAGCACGGCAACTACTCGGTGTCGTCCTCCTCGGGGAGCGCCGACGTGCTCGAGGAACTCGGCGTCGAGGTCGACGCCGAACCGCCGGCGGTCGAAACCGCCATCGAGGAGGACGGCATCGGCTTCATGCTCGCGCCCGTCTTCCACCCCGCGATGAAGGCGGTCATCGGTCCCCGGAAGGAACTCGGCATGCGGACCGTGTTCAACGTCCTCGGCCCGCTGACGAACCCGGCGGGCGCCGACGCCCAGATCGTCGGCGTCTACGACCCCGACCTCGTGCCCGTCCTCGCCCGGGCGCTCGCCCACATGCCGGTCGAGAACGCGCTGGTCGTCCACGGCTCCGGCATGGACGAGATCACCGTCCACGACGAAACCGCCGTCGCGGAAGTGCGCGGCGACGACGTCGAAGAGTACGTCATCGCGCCCGAGGACCTCGGCGTCGGTCGCCACGACATTGCCGACGTGGCGGGCGGGACGCCCGCGGAGAACGCGAAGGACCTCCGGGGCATCGTCGGGGGCGACGTCCGCGGCGCGAAGCGCGACATCATCCTCGCCAACGCCGGCGCGGCCGTCTACGTCGCCGGGGAGGCCGACTCCCTCGAAGACGGCGCCGAGCGCGCGGCGAAGGCCATCGACGACGGCTTGGCCGC comes from the Halorussus vallis genome and includes:
- the trpD gene encoding anthranilate phosphoribosyltransferase, which codes for MQEHIERVSDGRNLSLESARDAATAVFEDATEAQIGALLAALRAKGETETEIAGFAQGMRDAARTIDPDRAPLVDTCGTGGDDYDTINVSTTSAIVASGAGVPVAKHGNYSVSSSSGSADVLEELGVEVDAEPPAVETAIEEDGIGFMLAPVFHPAMKAVIGPRKELGMRTVFNVLGPLTNPAGADAQIVGVYDPDLVPVLARALAHMPVENALVVHGSGMDEITVHDETAVAEVRGDDVEEYVIAPEDLGVGRHDIADVAGGTPAENAKDLRGIVGGDVRGAKRDIILANAGAAVYVAGEADSLEDGAERAAKAIDDGLAADRLAELRRTVTA
- a CDS encoding DUF835 domain-containing protein; the protein is MERSAPSGDRPVGPGAPTGGDGTTSDGSTGGRGAFTGERLATPGVQSLVRTPSGADPLSALPERAYDNLLVVATRDHPNKIEHRLERAGLDGAGVGVVPAIPAATEYRGDLWTTDPVRPDDLTGIGMRFSDAVRHVEEDAGWVFVDSLGVLLMYADDDRVCRFFQTLVGRVRARGARGVYCVDPAAVADETYERLRGLCDAECELA